The Dyadobacter sp. 676 DNA window AGAGGAAGTGCAAAGAGTCGAAAAAGAACGATCCACGTTAAACTACGAACCCGAAACGGTCTTTTACGGAAGTTCCAGCTTTACGCTCTGGACCAGCCTGTACGACGACTTCGCAGAGATCAGGCCCATAAACCTCGGTTTTGGAGGTTCCACGCTTGCCGCTTGCGTCTGGTTTTTCGAACGTATCATGGCTTCCGTAACCGCCCCGCGGCGCTTCGTGATTTATGCCGGCGACAACGACCTCGGCGACGGCCGCCATCCTATGGAGGTGTTGCTGTTCTATCGGCAGCTCATTGGGCTTATCCGTGGGCGTTTTGGCGATATTCCGTGCTTCTTTGTGTCTATCAAGCCGAGTTTGCAGCGTTGGGAGATTATAGGCTCGATCCGGACGACCAACGAGCTGATTCATGAGGAAACCGAAAAAGACCCCAACCAGCATTACATCGATGTGTTTCCACTGATGGTTAACTACCAGGGATATCCGCGTAAATCGCTTTTCGAGGAGGACGGACTACACCTCAGTACGGATGGTTATGCGATCTGGAAGAAAACAATCCGTGAAAACCTAAGTGCCGTTATCGGGGCGGAAGCGCTTCAAAAAACTCCTTAAAAATCCTCTTTATCATGGAAAGGGCGTATCACAAGTGGTTTAGTCCGGCTTTGGACAAATTTATGGAAATACTCGTGTTTGGCCACATAGGTACCCCGGTGATATTTTTTCCCACACGCTCGGCCCATTTTTACGACTTTGAAAACTGGCGTATCATCGATGCTATGAAGGACAAGATCGAAGGAGGCCATATCCAGGTGTACTGCGTGGACAGCGTCGACAGCGAGAGCTTCTATTCCGATGCGCCTCCGCCGCAACGCATCGCCCGCCATATGCAATATGAAAAATACATTCTGGAAGAAGTTATCCCTTTTATCCGTATTCAGAACAGGAAACGGGAGCTCATCGCGGCAGGTTGCAGTCTTGGTGGGTACCACGCGGTGAATATCGCCTTTAAGTACCCTTCCATTTTTACCAAGGTGGTTGGGATGAGCGCGCGTTACGACCTCACCCAGCCGATGCCCTACTTTGCCGACCTGTTCGACGGCTACTTTGACGAGAACATTTATTTCAATATGCCCAACCATTTTGTTCCCGGTATTTCCAATCCCGAACTGCTGCGGCAGCTCCGGGAACTGGACATCACTCTGGTGATCGGCCGGGAAGACACTTTCCTCGAAAATAACCAGCATCTGAGCTACTCTCTGCGCCAGATCGACGTTCCTCATCAACTGCATATCTGGGACGAAGAAGCGCACCGGCCGAGGTATTGGCGGGAGATGGTGAAGATTTATTTGTGATCTATCCCTCCGCCCAATTAAGCAGCGCCCATTCGTTCGTGGAACCGGAAATGAGCAAAAAGACCCGCTGCGGCGCGAGATAGAGCATTTTATCGATCGGGAACGGCAGATCCATTGACTCGATCCGTTCAGGTTTGTCAGCCATTTTAATAATGTCGATGCCGTGCATGCCCTTATTGAGCACAAGGTAGTCGTCCACCAATTCGAAAGATCTCACGGCAGTGGTAACCGATGCCTTTTCCGTAAATCCATGCCCGTTGCAGCCGAACATTTTAACATACCCTAAACCCGCGACAAACATTTTCCGGCCGTCGCCGGTAAACCTGATCTGATAGCAGGTATTAGGTAGCTGATCGATCTTTGCCGGTTTGCCAAATTGGTCCTGATCAAATGGTTGTGCGAACAATTCCCCGTGATTGGTACCGTAAACGATCAGGTTTTGTACGGGGTGCAGTGCTTCCTGTATTAAGTCCTTACCTTTCGTCCTGATTCTGGCAAGTTCGACAACACCTTCTTTTTCCAGTGTCAACAGAGCAATGACCTTCCCCATGAAAGAGATGACCGTATTCTCATGCCCTTGATAAATGTTTGGCAGGCTTCGTGCAGATTTGTAAAGGTCCGATGCCCCGATCCGCAGATAATCTTCTTTTGAAAGCAATTGAAAGCCGTTTGGCAACTGCCTGATTTCTTCATAGAGCGAATCGCTCAATCGATCGTCGAAGAAACCTCTCCATTGGTATGCGACGTCTTCATCCGTCGTTTGCCACAACAG harbors:
- a CDS encoding GDSL-type esterase/lipase family protein produces the protein MVWYEEEVQRVEKERSTLNYEPETVFYGSSSFTLWTSLYDDFAEIRPINLGFGGSTLAACVWFFERIMASVTAPRRFVIYAGDNDLGDGRHPMEVLLFYRQLIGLIRGRFGDIPCFFVSIKPSLQRWEIIGSIRTTNELIHEETEKDPNQHYIDVFPLMVNYQGYPRKSLFEEDGLHLSTDGYAIWKKTIRENLSAVIGAEALQKTP
- a CDS encoding alpha/beta fold hydrolase gives rise to the protein MERAYHKWFSPALDKFMEILVFGHIGTPVIFFPTRSAHFYDFENWRIIDAMKDKIEGGHIQVYCVDSVDSESFYSDAPPPQRIARHMQYEKYILEEVIPFIRIQNRKRELIAAGCSLGGYHAVNIAFKYPSIFTKVVGMSARYDLTQPMPYFADLFDGYFDENIYFNMPNHFVPGISNPELLRQLRELDITLVIGREDTFLENNQHLSYSLRQIDVPHQLHIWDEEAHRPRYWREMVKIYL